The following are from one region of the SAR324 cluster bacterium genome:
- a CDS encoding aldolase/citrate lyase family protein, whose translation MRKSKTLAKWKNQQPAKFCALQHYVPSFVKHAAAFDYDCIWLDLEHRAFDDREVQSLLTMSHLHDIDVMVRPSTLEKSKLYRYLEDGAAGLMIPHVSDAEKAQNLVNAVKFPPLGDRGIDGAGLDCGFMVDFQEQENFDYTNLVNQETFLVVQIETPAAVENIEEIASVKGVDALFIGIGDLGLRYKHMENPNTLDEVDVIISKAAKKYGIHWGRPIRNEDDAKRALELGCQIFPFAGDFGLIMDGLRDRAKQLGQIFGE comes from the coding sequence ATGAGAAAAAGCAAAACTCTCGCGAAGTGGAAGAATCAACAGCCTGCCAAATTTTGCGCGCTGCAGCACTACGTTCCTTCATTCGTGAAACATGCTGCCGCTTTTGACTATGACTGCATCTGGCTAGATCTGGAGCACCGGGCTTTTGATGACCGCGAAGTCCAGTCCCTACTAACAATGAGCCACTTGCACGATATTGATGTGATGGTACGGCCCAGCACACTGGAGAAAAGCAAGCTGTACCGCTACCTCGAGGATGGGGCCGCAGGACTGATGATTCCCCACGTTTCCGATGCAGAAAAAGCACAAAATCTGGTCAATGCCGTGAAATTTCCCCCACTGGGTGATCGTGGGATTGATGGAGCCGGCTTGGACTGTGGATTCATGGTAGATTTTCAGGAACAAGAAAATTTTGACTATACCAATCTGGTCAACCAAGAGACTTTTTTAGTGGTTCAGATTGAAACTCCAGCTGCAGTCGAAAACATTGAGGAGATCGCTTCCGTCAAGGGTGTAGATGCTCTCTTCATCGGTATTGGAGATCTGGGTCTACGCTACAAACACATGGAGAATCCGAACACCTTGGACGAAGTTGACGTTATTATCAGTAAGGCTGCAAAAAAATATGGCATCCATTGGGGTCGCCCTATCCGTAATGAGGATGACGCCAAGAGAGCTTTGGAGTTGGGTTGCCAGATCTTTCCATTTGCTGGAGATTTTGGACTAATTATGGACGGACTGCGTGATCGAGCAAAGCAACTTGGTCAAATTTTTGGCGAGTAG
- a CDS encoding phytanoyl-CoA dioxygenase family protein, with the protein MSLDIAQLRQSFQKNGYVVIPNFLDNDELNMVLEKLTKLILATHKKQNYEHAFYANKQDKNSLKQLHQIEEDDFFKSYSTSPKWSSLASALLDEKVKPALALEWFNKPPNYFHETPPHQDNFYFCFEPPQALTIWLALDHADHQTGCLHFIPGSHLQGIRPHWLSNNLGFSQTIADFTEEDQRTGVAITANPGDAIIHHAETIHWAGSNQTTDRNRSALAMVFKSNACQRNQQRFEAYQQSAKLFIQQELRLAEVVE; encoded by the coding sequence ATGAGTTTGGATATTGCTCAACTCAGACAGTCATTTCAGAAAAACGGCTACGTCGTTATCCCAAATTTTCTGGACAACGATGAATTGAATATGGTGCTTGAAAAGCTAACAAAGTTGATTTTAGCCACTCATAAAAAGCAGAATTATGAACATGCTTTCTATGCCAACAAGCAGGATAAAAATTCCTTAAAGCAGTTACATCAAATTGAAGAAGATGACTTTTTCAAAAGCTATTCAACCAGCCCAAAGTGGAGTTCCTTAGCTAGTGCTTTACTAGATGAGAAAGTTAAGCCTGCATTAGCTCTGGAGTGGTTCAACAAACCCCCCAATTATTTTCACGAGACACCACCACATCAGGATAATTTTTACTTTTGTTTTGAGCCTCCTCAAGCTCTCACAATCTGGTTAGCACTAGACCATGCAGACCACCAGACCGGATGCTTGCACTTCATTCCAGGCTCTCATTTACAGGGTATACGACCCCATTGGCTCTCCAACAATCTCGGATTTTCCCAAACGATTGCAGATTTCACCGAAGAAGATCAACGAACTGGAGTTGCCATCACTGCAAATCCTGGAGATGCCATTATTCATCACGCGGAGACGATCCATTGGGCTGGCAGTAACCAAACCACAGACCGGAACCGATCTGCTTTAGCGATGGTGTTTAAATCCAACGCTTGTCAGCGCAATCAGCAAAGATTTGAGGCCTATCAACAAAGCGCAAAACTATTCATTCAACAAGAGCTTCGTTTGGCAGAGGTTGTT
- a CDS encoding FCD domain-containing protein, translating into MADSLIKEIKGNYLEIGATLPTERELCDRFGTSRPTIREALRIMEFKGYLRQASNKRPVAEKPTIQKILKYTAENLKEILDDTESQAYLEQMRQFIEVGALRTVIESSSEVNLARIYKALVECHHAIGNQKTFAEADVAFHRAIVKVVDNPIMLNLHDMFIRNLLFSRPPVGNQKEHDTMVYQEHKSIYEAILRKDAEAAMVVMNQHLHRSYKIRLQVPSVE; encoded by the coding sequence GTGGCAGATTCACTGATTAAGGAAATCAAAGGAAACTATCTCGAAATTGGTGCGACCCTCCCAACAGAGCGAGAACTTTGTGATCGGTTTGGCACGTCTCGTCCCACCATTCGGGAAGCTCTACGTATCATGGAATTCAAGGGATACCTACGACAAGCTTCCAACAAACGCCCTGTCGCTGAAAAACCGACTATTCAGAAAATTCTGAAGTACACTGCTGAAAACCTGAAGGAAATCCTCGATGATACAGAGAGCCAAGCCTATCTGGAGCAAATGCGCCAATTCATCGAGGTTGGGGCGCTGCGAACTGTTATTGAAAGTTCCTCTGAGGTGAACCTGGCTCGCATTTATAAGGCCCTAGTTGAGTGCCATCATGCAATTGGTAATCAGAAGACTTTTGCAGAAGCGGATGTCGCCTTCCATCGAGCGATTGTCAAGGTGGTTGACAATCCCATCATGCTGAATCTACACGATATGTTCATTCGTAATTTATTATTCAGCCGACCGCCTGTCGGTAACCAGAAGGAACATGACACGATGGTTTATCAGGAGCACAAAAGCATTTATGAAGCGATCCTCAGGAAAGATGCAGAGGCCGCAATGGTGGTCATGAACCAGCATCTCCATCGATCCTATAAAATCCGACTTCAAGTTCCATCAGTTGAATGA
- a CDS encoding phytanoyl-CoA dioxygenase family protein, whose amino-acid sequence MRSTSEEKIEAFKADGYLHLPHYLDESALDATKQALKKVMDKINTFRSEEIYYEDKTDPASMKQIQHLENKEEFFQQLISTGTVYELAQELLQEEPIPKNIQYFNKPPKRSSATPAHQDGYYFMLNPCRALTMWLALEEVDESNGCISYVRSSHRLGVRKHQRTKTLGFSQGIADFPSPEDQAQLVKIKAQPGDLLVHDAMTIHSADENRSTRTREAIGFIYYAASAKVDEVAHATYQQQLANDLHKENKI is encoded by the coding sequence ATGAGGTCTACTTCTGAAGAGAAAATCGAGGCATTCAAAGCAGATGGGTATCTTCACTTACCTCACTACTTGGACGAATCAGCGCTGGACGCTACCAAGCAAGCGCTCAAGAAGGTGATGGATAAGATCAACACCTTTCGCAGTGAAGAAATCTATTACGAGGATAAGACAGACCCAGCTTCGATGAAGCAAATCCAGCATCTGGAGAACAAGGAAGAGTTCTTTCAGCAATTGATTTCCACGGGAACAGTCTATGAGCTAGCCCAAGAGCTTCTTCAAGAAGAGCCGATTCCAAAAAATATTCAGTATTTCAACAAACCACCAAAGCGCAGTTCGGCCACTCCCGCACATCAGGATGGCTATTATTTCATGCTCAATCCATGTCGGGCTCTGACCATGTGGCTGGCTCTGGAGGAAGTAGATGAATCAAACGGCTGCATCAGTTATGTGAGGTCTTCTCACCGGCTTGGAGTAAGGAAGCATCAGCGTACCAAAACCTTGGGATTCAGCCAGGGAATTGCTGATTTTCCCAGTCCTGAAGACCAAGCCCAACTAGTTAAAATCAAAGCTCAACCCGGAGACCTGTTAGTACATGACGCTATGACGATTCACTCAGCAGATGAGAATCGGTCTACCCGTACCAGGGAAGCCATCGGATTCATCTACTACGCAGCGAGTGCGAAAGTGGATGAGGTAGCTCATGCCACCTATCAACAACAACTCGCCAATGACCTCCACAAGGAGAACAAGATCTGA
- a CDS encoding aldo/keto reductase, whose protein sequence is MTQFIIGTAQFGMNYGIANSTGQPSEEKIREIIEYATANEILYYDTAISYGSSEEVLGKIFGELEIHKQVRVFTKIPKRKKTDSQALIGDSVRKSINRLKIDQLFGLLLHSVSDYLYLEELRKVKEAGLCKYIGLSTGHDPSFNSEILKNQNLELLQIPANLLDRRNLVPNILDNAAKKQIIVRSIYLQGLFSIMPQVLSVFHRPLRFLLEQLNQIAQNFGMCIHELALRYILSYLPSYIVLGAESLLQFQNNLTWFKRGPLNRNTLKKINAVSYDFDFQLITPHLWPK, encoded by the coding sequence ATGACCCAATTCATTATTGGTACAGCCCAGTTTGGCATGAACTACGGTATTGCCAATTCAACAGGCCAACCAAGTGAGGAAAAAATTAGAGAAATCATTGAGTATGCAACAGCAAATGAAATTCTCTACTACGACACAGCAATCTCTTATGGAAGTAGTGAAGAAGTTTTAGGAAAGATTTTTGGTGAGCTAGAAATTCACAAGCAAGTAAGGGTGTTTACAAAAATTCCAAAACGAAAAAAAACTGATTCACAAGCGTTAATTGGTGATTCTGTAAGAAAATCAATTAACCGGCTAAAAATAGATCAATTATTTGGCCTTCTGCTACATAGTGTATCAGATTATTTGTATTTGGAAGAATTAAGAAAAGTCAAAGAAGCAGGCCTTTGCAAGTACATTGGGTTATCCACTGGACATGATCCTTCATTCAATAGTGAAATCCTGAAAAACCAGAATTTAGAGTTGCTTCAAATACCAGCAAATCTTTTGGATCGTAGAAATCTTGTTCCAAATATTCTGGATAACGCTGCAAAAAAGCAGATCATTGTTCGAAGCATCTATCTACAGGGACTATTTTCAATTATGCCCCAGGTTCTCTCTGTATTTCATAGGCCATTGAGATTCTTGCTTGAGCAACTCAATCAAATTGCTCAAAATTTTGGAATGTGTATTCATGAGTTAGCACTGCGATATATTCTATCTTACTTACCAAGCTATATTGTTCTTGGTGCAGAATCACTCCTGCAGTTTCAGAATAATTTAACCTGGTTCAAGCGAGGCCCTTTAAATAGAAACACACTAAAAAAAATCAACGCAGTCTCATACGATTTTGATTTTCAGTTGATCACCCCACATCTTTGGCCTAAGTGA